The Flaviramulus sp. BrNp1-15 genome has a window encoding:
- a CDS encoding RagB/SusD family nutrient uptake outer membrane protein yields the protein MKTKQIKKYVLLPLLTIFIASCTDLEIEGTDSIINPPAESGAFPGVSDVDASIDNAYNGLNRVGDQANIYAISEVSTDELLIPTRGTDWGDNGIWRTLHTHSWDANHNYILAAWNNWNSTIFGASEILDPASGANAEQAAHASFIRAYAIYIIMDNFGQVPFRNPGEGPEINPEVLSRTDALALALSDLDTAIAGLPAASAGSGDDLKRGTKAAARFLKAKLLLNAHVYDGTGSADAGNMNQVVALVDEIAAEGFALESGYFDIFKQDADNETIWWLPTGVGNRIWNGMHYNINAPDNEGGGWNGFTTLSEFYDLFEGAPDNNYVGAGQEERRGWVPDASNADMTNLGIGYGFLIGKQYNEDGTVLKNRAGQDLEFTRDFPGLVGNNDATGIRTIKYHPVNGSFTSHEIMFRYADAHLMKAEAIMRGATGGDALAMVNELRTLRGATPLGSLTESDMIDERGREFYKEMWRRNDLVRFGQFTKDWEFKNPDAVGDETKNLFPIPAGALLSNPNLTQNPGY from the coding sequence ATGAAAACAAAACAAATTAAAAAATATGTATTGTTGCCTTTGTTAACAATATTTATTGCATCATGTACCGATCTCGAAATAGAAGGTACAGACTCCATTATTAATCCGCCAGCAGAAAGTGGAGCTTTTCCAGGAGTTAGTGATGTTGATGCATCTATTGATAATGCCTACAACGGATTAAACAGAGTAGGAGATCAGGCAAATATTTATGCAATTTCAGAAGTTTCTACAGATGAATTATTAATACCTACTCGTGGAACAGACTGGGGTGATAATGGTATTTGGAGAACATTACACACACATAGTTGGGATGCGAATCACAATTATATTTTAGCGGCATGGAATAACTGGAATTCAACAATTTTTGGAGCATCAGAGATTCTTGACCCAGCTAGTGGAGCTAATGCTGAACAAGCTGCACATGCTAGCTTTATTAGAGCTTATGCTATATATATTATTATGGATAATTTTGGACAAGTGCCTTTTAGAAATCCAGGAGAAGGACCAGAAATAAATCCTGAAGTTTTAAGTAGAACTGATGCATTAGCATTAGCGTTGTCAGATTTAGATACAGCAATTGCTGGATTACCTGCAGCTTCTGCTGGTAGTGGTGACGACCTTAAAAGAGGAACAAAAGCAGCGGCTAGATTTTTAAAAGCTAAATTGTTATTAAATGCTCATGTATATGATGGAACAGGATCTGCAGATGCTGGGAATATGAATCAAGTTGTAGCTTTAGTTGATGAAATTGCTGCAGAAGGATTTGCTTTAGAGTCTGGTTATTTCGATATTTTTAAACAAGATGCAGATAATGAAACAATCTGGTGGTTACCAACAGGTGTAGGTAATAGAATATGGAATGGTATGCACTACAATATCAACGCCCCAGATAATGAAGGTGGAGGTTGGAACGGTTTTACTACCTTATCTGAATTCTACGATTTATTCGAAGGTGCACCAGATAACAACTATGTTGGAGCTGGTCAAGAAGAAAGAAGAGGTTGGGTTCCTGACGCTTCAAATGCAGATATGACTAACTTAGGAATTGGTTATGGTTTCTTAATTGGAAAGCAATATAATGAAGACGGAACAGTTCTTAAAAATAGAGCAGGTCAAGATTTAGAGTTTACACGTGATTTTCCTGGGCTAGTAGGTAATAATGATGCAACAGGTATTAGAACTATTAAGTATCATCCTGTAAATGGATCATTTACGAGTCACGAGATTATGTTTAGATATGCTGATGCTCATTTAATGAAAGCTGAAGCTATTATGCGTGGAGCTACTGGAGGTGATGCACTAGCAATGGTTAATGAATTACGTACTCTAAGAGGTGCAACTCCACTAGGTTCTTTAACAGAGTCAGACATGATTGATGAAAGAGGTAGAGAGTTTTATAAAGAAATGTGGAGAAGAAATGATTTAGTACGTTTTGGACAATTTACAAAAGATTGGGAGTTTAAAAACCCAGATGCTGTAGGTGACGAAACAAAAAATCTTTTCCCAATTCCAGCAGGAGCACTTTTATCTAACCCTAATTTAACACAAAATCCAGGGTACTAA
- a CDS encoding SusC/RagA family TonB-linked outer membrane protein — translation MKNKLLKKLLLPLAMLLGSFIYAQTVTGTVSDVSGPLPGVNVIVKGTTTGTQTDFNGKYSLDVDSADAILEFSFLGYATQQIAVNGQSTINVLLEEDTSVLDEVVVIGYGTTTVKDATGAVASVTSEDFQKGVISSPEQLIQGKTAGVQISQTSGEPGGGINVRIRGTNSVRSNNNPLFVVDGVPLGGESISAGGADITGGEGGTSESSNPLSFLNPNDIESISILKDASSTAIYGSRGANGVVIITTKTGKAGGEGVWEFNSSLSFSSPADEYDLLDRDQYLSAYASYGGDPATVDAGANTDWQDVVTRSSVSNDQNLSYSKNYGKGNIRGTFSFSDQQGVVVNSSLTRVTGRVNWLHRFLDDKLTVNLQATMSAIDEEAPMVTGSGGFRGDLLGMAYSANPTWPNDPLFDPGSNPSPANVLANYESLTDTNRNLFNASLNYDFSSEFSAKLNLGHDSSRSSRSAVISRDTYGYSTGILGNGRGGINNLDTESKLMELTLNYKKEFDNSNLDVLVGYSFQDFRREGININAWGFNTSSLTGMVDDIRSSANAIESRISGPYQQYGIGSNLSQVFVNRLFPAIATDNINAPSLAVNSIFADRFDNTDELQSFFGRVNYTIANKYLFTATFRADGSSRFGGDNQYGYFPSGAFAWKINEEDFIGDKVSTLKLRLGAGITGNQEGIGYGNFVNRTRYGTQGIQNGGDLNIPGTNSVSFADPSLKWEETTSYNVGLDFGFNNDRLSGSIDVYRKETTDFLLQIQAAQPSPQPFFFTNLDGTILNQGVEFMIAYDIIQSEDFNWNMSYNMSFNENELQDFGGLIQAGTIRGQGLTGAYAQILAGGYPLFSYFLREFEGFDSNGQPIGDVQTFVGKDAVPDVLAGLSTSLSYKNWDLSAYFNGQFDYHVYNNTKNAFFTAGSIAGGRNVTQDVIGNGESGSAAASVSTRFLEKGDFIRLQNATLGYNFPLSGEGTFKSLRMSLTGQNLLLITDYSGLDPEVSVNPAGADLLNNLPTAGIDWSGYPRPRTFTLGLRATF, via the coding sequence ATGAAAAACAAATTACTAAAAAAGCTTTTGCTTCCTTTAGCTATGCTACTAGGAAGTTTTATTTATGCGCAAACAGTAACAGGCACTGTTTCCGATGTTTCAGGTCCTCTACCAGGGGTTAATGTAATTGTAAAAGGAACAACTACAGGAACTCAAACAGATTTTAATGGTAAATATTCTTTAGATGTTGATTCAGCAGACGCAATTCTGGAGTTCAGCTTCTTAGGGTATGCCACGCAACAAATCGCTGTGAATGGACAATCAACCATTAATGTTCTACTTGAAGAAGACACTAGTGTTCTTGATGAGGTTGTTGTAATCGGTTATGGTACAACTACTGTTAAAGATGCTACTGGTGCTGTTGCTTCTGTTACTTCAGAAGATTTTCAGAAAGGTGTAATTTCATCTCCAGAGCAACTAATTCAAGGTAAAACAGCCGGTGTACAAATTTCTCAAACTAGTGGTGAACCAGGTGGAGGTATTAATGTCCGTATTAGAGGAACAAATTCTGTACGTTCAAACAATAATCCATTATTTGTGGTAGATGGCGTGCCTTTAGGAGGTGAATCTATTTCTGCTGGTGGTGCTGATATTACAGGTGGTGAAGGTGGAACAAGTGAATCAAGTAACCCATTAAGTTTTTTAAATCCTAATGACATCGAAAGTATTTCAATACTTAAAGATGCATCTTCTACAGCTATCTATGGTTCAAGAGGTGCAAATGGTGTTGTAATAATTACAACCAAAACAGGTAAAGCTGGTGGAGAAGGTGTTTGGGAGTTTAATTCATCTTTAAGTTTTAGCTCTCCAGCAGATGAGTATGATTTATTAGACAGAGATCAATATTTAAGTGCTTATGCTTCTTATGGAGGTGATCCTGCTACTGTTGATGCTGGTGCGAATACAGATTGGCAAGATGTAGTAACAAGATCTTCTGTTTCTAACGATCAAAATTTATCATATTCTAAAAACTATGGTAAAGGTAACATTAGAGGTACATTTAGTTTTAGCGATCAACAAGGTGTTGTTGTTAATTCATCTTTAACACGTGTAACGGGTAGAGTTAATTGGTTACATCGTTTCTTAGATGATAAATTAACCGTTAATTTACAGGCAACTATGAGTGCTATTGATGAAGAAGCACCTATGGTAACTGGTAGTGGTGGATTTAGAGGAGATTTATTAGGTATGGCATATTCTGCTAATCCTACATGGCCTAACGATCCATTATTTGATCCAGGTTCAAACCCAAGTCCAGCTAACGTATTAGCAAACTACGAAAGTTTAACAGATACAAATAGAAACTTATTTAACGCATCTCTTAACTATGATTTCTCTTCAGAGTTTTCAGCTAAGTTGAATTTAGGGCACGATAGTTCAAGATCATCAAGATCAGCTGTAATATCTCGTGATACTTATGGGTATTCTACAGGTATTTTAGGTAATGGTCGAGGAGGAATAAATAATCTGGATACAGAAAGTAAGTTAATGGAATTAACTTTAAATTATAAAAAAGAATTTGATAATTCTAATTTAGATGTTCTTGTTGGTTATTCATTCCAAGATTTTAGAAGAGAAGGAATTAATATCAATGCTTGGGGGTTCAACACATCTAGCCTTACGGGAATGGTGGATGATATAAGAAGTTCTGCAAATGCTATTGAAAGCCGTATAAGTGGTCCGTATCAACAATATGGTATTGGGTCAAATCTATCTCAAGTTTTTGTAAACAGATTATTTCCAGCTATTGCAACAGATAATATTAATGCACCAAGCTTAGCAGTGAATTCAATTTTTGCTGATAGATTTGATAATACTGATGAATTACAATCGTTCTTCGGTAGAGTTAATTATACCATTGCAAATAAATATTTATTTACTGCAACATTTAGAGCTGATGGTTCATCTCGTTTTGGTGGAGATAATCAATATGGTTACTTCCCTTCTGGAGCATTTGCTTGGAAAATAAATGAAGAAGATTTTATTGGAGATAAGGTTTCTACTTTAAAACTTCGTCTAGGAGCTGGTATCACAGGTAATCAAGAGGGTATTGGTTATGGTAACTTTGTGAACCGTACTAGATATGGCACTCAAGGAATACAAAATGGGGGTGATTTAAACATACCTGGTACTAATTCAGTATCGTTCGCTGATCCTTCATTAAAGTGGGAAGAAACCACATCATATAATGTTGGTCTTGATTTTGGTTTTAACAATGACAGACTTTCTGGTAGTATTGATGTGTATAGAAAAGAAACTACAGATTTCTTATTACAAATTCAAGCTGCTCAACCATCTCCACAGCCATTCTTCTTTACTAATTTAGATGGTACTATATTAAATCAAGGTGTTGAATTTATGATAGCTTACGATATTATTCAGTCTGAAGATTTTAACTGGAATATGTCTTACAACATGTCATTCAATGAAAATGAATTGCAGGATTTTGGAGGTTTAATTCAGGCAGGTACGATTAGAGGACAAGGTTTAACAGGAGCTTATGCGCAAATTTTAGCAGGAGGATACCCATTATTTTCGTATTTCTTGAGAGAATTTGAAGGTTTTGATTCAAATGGTCAGCCAATTGGTGATGTTCAAACTTTTGTTGGAAAAGATGCTGTGCCTGATGTATTAGCAGGTTTATCTACCAGTTTATCATATAAGAACTGGGATTTATCAGCTTATTTTAATGGTCAGTTTGATTATCATGTATATAACAATACAAAGAATGCATTCTTTACAGCAGGTTCAATTGCAGGTGGAAGAAACGTAACACAAGATGTGATAGGTAATGGGGAATCTGGATCTGCAGCTGCATCAGTATCTACAAGATTTTTAGAAAAAGGAGACTTTATTAGATTACAAAATGCAACTCTAGGATACAACTTTCCATTAAGTGGAGAAGGAACTTTTAAAAGTTTAAGAATGTCTTTAACAGGTCAAAACTTATTATTAATCACAGATTACAGTGGGTTGGATCCAGAAGTAAGTGTAAATCCAGCAGGAGCAGATTTATTAAACAATCTACCTACGGCTGGTATTGACTGGTCTGGATACCCAAGACCTAGAACTTTTACATTAGGATTAAGAGCAACATTTTAA
- a CDS encoding LacI family DNA-binding transcriptional regulator encodes MAKVTLKVIANTLGLSTSTVSKALKNYSDINPETKLRVQKLAKDLNYTPNAFAQSLKSKGSKIIGLLVPDLVHHFFSSIINGVINEAEKHGYLVIVLQSYESYEDEKKQLKLLVDKNIDGILLSLSDKTIKYDHINSIISEGMPVVLFDKVSQLIDCPKVIIDDRKAAFDATEHLIKTGCKTIAHITGPLKPKTTIDRYMGYKKALEKYNIPFDKSLIYTSENLSYEDGYNLTSKIINDHPKLDGIFAFIDPVAIGVLNSLRDMKIKVPKQVSVIGFSNWFMCKTTSPTLTTVNQPAYEIGERAFQLLFENLNNIEQGKAITSKIVEVPTNIVFRNSTKKIID; translated from the coding sequence ATGGCAAAAGTTACTTTAAAAGTAATAGCAAATACATTAGGGCTTTCAACCTCAACAGTTTCAAAGGCTTTAAAAAATTATTCTGACATTAATCCAGAAACCAAACTAAGAGTTCAAAAATTAGCTAAAGATTTAAATTACACCCCTAATGCTTTTGCCCAAAGCTTAAAAAGCAAAGGCTCTAAAATTATTGGACTTTTAGTTCCAGATTTAGTACATCATTTTTTTTCTAGTATTATAAATGGGGTTATTAATGAAGCTGAAAAACATGGCTATTTAGTAATTGTTCTCCAATCTTATGAATCCTATGAAGATGAAAAAAAACAACTAAAATTACTTGTTGATAAAAATATTGATGGTATTTTACTTTCGCTTTCAGATAAGACAATTAAATATGATCATATTAATAGTATAATTAGTGAAGGCATGCCAGTAGTTTTATTTGACAAGGTTTCCCAGCTCATTGATTGCCCAAAGGTTATTATAGATGACAGAAAAGCAGCTTTTGACGCGACAGAACACCTCATAAAAACAGGATGTAAAACCATTGCCCATATAACTGGTCCGTTAAAACCTAAAACTACCATAGATAGATATATGGGATATAAAAAAGCTCTAGAGAAATATAATATACCTTTTGATAAATCTTTAATTTACACAAGCGAAAATCTATCTTATGAAGATGGTTATAATTTAACAAGTAAAATAATTAATGACCACCCAAAACTTGATGGTATTTTTGCATTTATAGACCCTGTTGCCATAGGAGTTCTTAACAGTTTAAGAGACATGAAAATTAAGGTTCCCAAACAAGTTTCTGTAATTGGTTTTAGCAATTGGTTTATGTGTAAAACAACCTCACCTACTTTAACTACTGTAAACCAACCTGCATATGAAATAGGTGAAAGAGCATTTCAACTTCTTTTTGAAAATTTAAATAATATAGAACAAGGAAAAGCTATAACATCAAAAATTGTTGAAGTACCAACTAATATTGTTTTTAGAAATTCTACAAAGAAAATTATTGATTGA
- a CDS encoding carbohydrate kinase, with protein sequence MSRIVCFGEVLWDVFHNYKKIGGAPLNVALRLNSFGNHVNIVSSVGNDSDGKEIINFIEENAITSQEVQVNEAFKTSHVKVVLDKNGSASYNIEFPCAWDYIELRDSTKEIVKKAGAFIFGSLITRNEVSRNTLFSLLKLANFKVFDVNLRAPHYTMSLLEKLMNVADFIKFNDEELLEICEYYNFKSEDLEDNIIFISKKTNTEHICVTLGGNGAVFYTNDTFFKSSGYKVAVKDTVGAGDSFLATLIDGILKNNNPKTSIDYACAVGALVASKDGANPKIKTSDIDFIINQ encoded by the coding sequence ATGTCTAGAATTGTTTGTTTTGGAGAAGTTTTATGGGATGTTTTTCATAATTATAAAAAAATTGGAGGCGCGCCATTAAATGTGGCTTTAAGATTAAATTCTTTTGGTAATCATGTAAATATAGTTAGTAGTGTTGGTAACGATTCAGATGGAAAGGAAATCATAAATTTTATTGAAGAAAATGCTATTACAAGTCAAGAAGTACAGGTAAATGAAGCGTTTAAAACAAGTCATGTTAAAGTTGTTTTAGATAAAAATGGATCTGCTTCTTATAATATTGAGTTTCCTTGTGCTTGGGATTATATTGAATTAAGAGATTCAACAAAAGAAATAGTAAAAAAGGCTGGTGCTTTTATTTTTGGAAGCCTTATAACCAGAAATGAAGTTTCGAGAAATACACTTTTTAGTCTTCTGAAATTAGCAAATTTTAAAGTTTTTGATGTTAATTTAAGAGCGCCACATTATACCATGAGTCTTTTAGAGAAACTTATGAATGTTGCTGATTTTATAAAATTTAATGATGAAGAATTGTTGGAGATTTGTGAGTATTATAATTTCAAATCAGAAGATTTAGAAGATAATATAATATTCATTTCTAAAAAAACGAATACAGAACACATCTGTGTAACATTAGGCGGTAATGGCGCGGTATTTTATACTAATGATACTTTTTTTAAGAGCTCAGGTTACAAGGTTGCTGTAAAAGATACCGTAGGTGCAGGAGATTCGTTTCTTGCAACTTTAATTGATGGAATACTTAAAAATAATAATCCGAAAACATCTATTGACTACGCTTGTGCTGTTGGTGCTTTAGTGGCTTCTAAGGATGGTGCTAATCCAAAAATTAAAACTAGTGATATAGATTTTATTATCAATCAATAA
- a CDS encoding glycoside hydrolase family 32 protein, with protein MKNKKYYYTLFILTVALIFATTSCKQNKTQNDTELVISEESQKEETLYRPNFHFTPKANWMNDPNGMFYLNGKYHLYFQYYPDGNVWGPMHWGHAISKDMVTWEEQPIALYPDDLGYIFSGSAVVDKNNTSGFGKDGVTPVIAIFTYHNMEGEKAGKIDFQSQAIAYSLDEGMTWAKYEENPVIPNPGIKDFRDPKVVWDETINKWIMSLAAGNKIMFYSSPNLKDWTFESEFGENLGAHGGVWECPDLFPIQVDGSDKIKWVLIVSINPGGPNGGSATQYFVGDFDGTRFILDEGFSGQLQDKNAVWLDYGRDNYAGVTWSNIPKSDGRRLFIGWMSNWDYARDVPTFKWRSSMTTARELKLKKNEYGFNLQSLPVNELFSYASKNIQKDSINSNEIEGLLNKSDINFAKLNLRFKLKDLKKEKYSLLFFNKVGDTLSLGLNNLENEFFINRQNSGEVDFSEKFASKISKVKASKNLQELKVQIVLDKTSVEVFYNEGETVMTELFFPKQPLEMFSIISNDETFSIENLNIQEFKFK; from the coding sequence ATGAAAAATAAAAAATATTATTACACACTATTTATCCTTACAGTAGCTTTAATTTTTGCAACTACAAGTTGTAAACAAAATAAAACCCAAAATGATACTGAATTAGTTATTTCAGAAGAAAGTCAAAAAGAGGAAACATTATATAGGCCTAATTTTCATTTTACACCCAAAGCTAATTGGATGAACGATCCTAACGGCATGTTTTACTTAAATGGCAAATACCACTTATATTTTCAATATTACCCAGATGGAAATGTTTGGGGGCCTATGCATTGGGGTCATGCTATTAGTAAAGATATGGTTACTTGGGAAGAACAGCCAATTGCGTTGTATCCAGACGATTTAGGCTATATATTTTCTGGAAGTGCCGTAGTAGATAAAAATAACACTTCAGGTTTTGGAAAAGACGGTGTTACTCCTGTAATAGCCATTTTTACTTATCATAATATGGAAGGTGAAAAAGCGGGTAAAATTGATTTTCAAAGTCAAGCGATAGCTTACTCGTTAGATGAAGGAATGACTTGGGCGAAATATGAAGAAAACCCAGTAATTCCTAATCCTGGTATTAAAGATTTTAGAGATCCAAAAGTAGTTTGGGATGAGACAATTAATAAATGGATTATGTCGTTGGCAGCTGGAAATAAAATTATGTTTTACAGTTCTCCTAATTTAAAAGATTGGACGTTTGAATCAGAGTTTGGAGAAAATTTAGGTGCTCACGGAGGAGTTTGGGAGTGTCCAGATTTATTTCCAATACAAGTTGATGGTAGCGATAAAATTAAATGGGTATTAATAGTAAGTATTAACCCAGGTGGACCCAATGGAGGTAGTGCAACTCAATACTTTGTGGGAGATTTTGATGGAACAAGATTTATACTTGATGAAGGATTTTCAGGTCAATTACAAGATAAAAATGCTGTGTGGCTTGATTATGGGCGTGATAATTATGCAGGAGTTACGTGGTCGAATATTCCGAAATCTGATGGTAGGAGACTATTTATAGGTTGGATGTCTAATTGGGATTATGCTAGAGATGTACCTACTTTTAAATGGAGAAGTTCAATGACTACTGCTAGAGAACTAAAACTTAAAAAGAATGAATATGGGTTTAATTTACAAAGTTTACCAGTTAATGAGTTGTTTAGTTATGCTTCAAAAAATATCCAGAAAGATTCAATAAACAGTAACGAAATTGAAGGCTTATTAAATAAATCTGATATTAATTTTGCAAAATTAAACCTTCGATTTAAATTGAAAGATTTAAAAAAGGAAAAGTATAGTTTACTTTTTTTTAATAAGGTAGGTGACACTCTTTCTTTAGGGTTAAACAATTTAGAAAACGAGTTTTTTATCAACAGACAAAATTCTGGTGAAGTAGATTTTTCTGAAAAATTTGCTTCAAAAATTTCCAAGGTAAAAGCATCTAAAAACCTTCAAGAGCTTAAAGTTCAAATTGTATTAGATAAAACATCAGTAGAAGTTTTTTATAATGAGGGTGAAACAGTAATGACAGAATTATTTTTTCCTAAACAACCACTAGAAATGTTTTCTATAATTTCAAATGATGAAACTTTCAGCATAGAGAATTTAAATATTCAAGAATTTAAATTTAAATAA
- a CDS encoding sugar porter family MFS transporter, translated as MNNKILIWSITAALAGFLFGFDTVVISGADKKLQALWGSSDAFHGSVVMAMALWGTVIGALFGGIPTNRLGRKKTLIWIGLFYFISAVGSALVNDPYTFAFFRFLGGVGVGASTIAAPAYVSEISPAKDRGRLVALYQFNIVLGILIAFLSNYLLRNVGENAWRWMIGVEAFPALIYTILVFTVPKSPRWLISKNRNEEAKEVLKIINPDGDVQKLMQDIKTESESHTSGENIFMKKYRFPLMLAFLVAMFNQFSGINAFLYYAPRIFEEAGLGESTALLSSIGIGLTNLLFTLLGVFLIDRLGRKVLMYIGSIGYIISLSLVSMAFFLDWEGLAVPIFLFMFIASHAIGQGAIIWVYISEIFPNHLRASGQSFGTSTHWVLAAIIPSLVPVLFSTIGAGIVFMIFAIMMVFQLLFVIFMMPETKGISLEELSKKLIRDEK; from the coding sequence ATGAATAATAAAATTTTAATATGGTCTATTACTGCAGCCTTAGCAGGTTTTCTTTTTGGCTTTGATACTGTAGTAATTTCTGGGGCAGATAAAAAATTACAAGCACTTTGGGGATCATCTGATGCTTTTCATGGTTCTGTTGTTATGGCAATGGCATTATGGGGAACAGTTATTGGAGCTTTGTTTGGAGGTATACCAACAAACAGACTTGGTAGAAAGAAAACCTTAATTTGGATTGGATTATTTTATTTTATTTCGGCAGTAGGTTCTGCTCTAGTAAATGACCCTTATACATTTGCATTTTTTAGATTTTTAGGCGGTGTAGGTGTTGGAGCTTCAACTATTGCAGCACCTGCGTATGTTTCAGAGATTTCTCCAGCAAAAGATAGAGGTAGACTAGTAGCACTTTATCAGTTCAATATTGTTTTAGGAATTCTAATAGCATTTTTATCAAATTATTTACTTAGAAATGTAGGTGAAAATGCATGGCGATGGATGATTGGTGTTGAAGCTTTTCCAGCTCTAATTTACACCATACTTGTTTTTACCGTTCCTAAAAGTCCAAGGTGGTTAATTTCTAAAAACAGAAATGAAGAAGCTAAAGAGGTTCTTAAAATTATAAATCCAGATGGTGATGTTCAAAAGTTAATGCAAGACATAAAAACAGAAAGCGAAAGTCATACATCAGGGGAAAATATTTTCATGAAAAAATATCGTTTTCCTTTGATGCTTGCTTTTCTTGTAGCTATGTTCAATCAATTTTCAGGAATAAATGCCTTTTTGTATTATGCTCCAAGAATTTTTGAAGAAGCAGGTTTAGGAGAAAGTACCGCATTATTAAGTAGTATAGGTATTGGATTAACCAATTTACTATTTACACTATTAGGTGTGTTTTTAATAGATAGGCTAGGAAGAAAAGTATTAATGTACATAGGTTCTATAGGTTATATAATTTCTTTAAGCTTGGTTTCTATGGCATTCTTTTTAGATTGGGAAGGTTTAGCAGTACCTATTTTTCTGTTTATGTTTATAGCATCGCACGCTATAGGGCAAGGAGCAATAATTTGGGTATACATTTCTGAAATATTCCCAAATCATTTAAGAGCAAGTGGGCAATCTTTTGGTACATCAACCCATTGGGTGTTAGCTGCAATAATACCATCATTGGTACCTGTGCTTTTCTCAACTATCGGTGCTGGAATTGTTTTTATGATATTTGCTATCATGATGGTTTTCCAACTATTATTTGTAATTTTTATGATGCCAGAAACAAAAGGTATATCACTTGAGGAATTAAGTAAAAAATTGATACGAGATGAAAAATAA